One stretch of Nocardia mangyaensis DNA includes these proteins:
- a CDS encoding GTP pyrophosphokinase, which yields MRPWQLDHSTDAPFGNGEQIAVDDLRVLREQFVDFMLGYKFAIDEVTTKINILREDFNNTHEYNPIEHVGSRLKSPESVLEKVRRKNYAMNLAAIRENVLDIAGVRVVCSFISDIGAIRDMLAGREDITVLEERDYITHRKPNGYQSLHLIVSIPVSRSDRTERIPVEIQIRTIAMDFWASLEHKIYYKYRGEVPPNLRADLAQAAEVATQLDEKMEGLHRQVDRGAHTRKSEADSLDLSVLYNNLIADHPRHARPGDLST from the coding sequence ATGAGACCCTGGCAGCTCGACCACAGCACCGACGCCCCGTTCGGCAACGGCGAGCAGATCGCCGTCGACGATCTCCGGGTGCTCCGGGAGCAGTTCGTCGACTTCATGCTCGGCTACAAGTTCGCGATCGACGAAGTCACGACCAAGATCAACATCTTGCGCGAGGACTTCAACAACACCCACGAGTACAACCCGATCGAGCATGTCGGCTCACGACTCAAGTCACCCGAGAGCGTGCTGGAGAAGGTCCGGCGCAAGAACTACGCGATGAATCTGGCCGCCATCCGGGAGAACGTGCTCGACATCGCCGGAGTCAGGGTGGTCTGCAGCTTCATCTCCGACATCGGCGCGATCCGGGACATGCTGGCCGGGCGCGAGGACATCACCGTGCTCGAGGAGCGCGACTACATCACCCACCGCAAACCGAACGGCTACCAGAGCCTGCACCTGATCGTGTCGATCCCGGTGTCCCGCTCCGACCGCACCGAGCGCATTCCGGTGGAGATCCAGATCCGCACGATCGCGATGGACTTCTGGGCCAGCCTCGAACACAAGATCTACTACAAGTACCGCGGCGAGGTCCCGCCGAATCTGCGCGCCGACCTGGCCCAGGCCGCCGAGGTGGCCACCCAGCTCGACGAGAAGATGGAAGGCCTGCACCGCCAGGTCGACCGTGGCGCGCACACCAGGAAGTCCGAGGCCGATTCGCTCGATCTGAGCGTGCTGTACAACAACCTCATCGCCGATCATCCCCGGCACGCACGCCCCGGCGATCTCTCGACCTGA
- a CDS encoding ABC transporter ATP-binding protein: MATHNDSDAVRSGSLVLENVEKWYPAKEGWNQVIAPTTISIDEGQFVTLIGPSGCGKSTVLSMIAGLTEPDGGILWLDRQPITGPGSDRGMVFQQHVLLPWLTARENVLFALNCARAELSKTERAELADHYLDTVKLGKHKDKKPRELSGGMQQRVGIARAFALQPKVLLLDEPFGALDALTRVDLQGELLRLWESERRTVVLVTHDVDEAIVLSDRILVMSHGPAATVSEDIPVTFPRPREQAELNRDQAFYELRSTLLTSLTAPHPAAA; encoded by the coding sequence ATGGCCACACACAATGATTCGGACGCCGTGCGGAGCGGCTCGCTGGTCCTCGAGAACGTCGAGAAGTGGTATCCGGCGAAAGAAGGCTGGAACCAGGTCATCGCGCCGACCACGATCTCGATCGACGAGGGTCAGTTCGTGACGCTGATCGGACCGTCGGGCTGTGGCAAATCCACGGTGCTGTCGATGATCGCGGGGCTCACCGAACCCGACGGCGGAATACTCTGGCTGGACCGCCAACCGATCACCGGTCCCGGCAGCGACCGCGGGATGGTGTTCCAGCAGCACGTGCTGCTGCCCTGGCTGACCGCGCGGGAGAACGTGCTGTTCGCACTGAACTGCGCCAGAGCCGAGCTGTCGAAAACCGAGCGCGCCGAGCTGGCCGATCACTACCTCGACACGGTCAAGCTGGGTAAGCACAAGGACAAGAAGCCCCGCGAACTCTCCGGCGGTATGCAGCAGCGGGTGGGTATCGCGCGCGCCTTCGCGCTGCAGCCCAAGGTACTGCTGCTCGACGAGCCCTTCGGCGCACTCGACGCACTCACCCGCGTCGACCTGCAGGGTGAGCTGCTGCGCCTGTGGGAGTCCGAACGGCGCACCGTCGTGCTGGTGACCCACGATGTCGACGAGGCGATCGTGCTGTCCGATCGGATCCTGGTGATGTCGCACGGTCCGGCGGCCACGGTGTCCGAGGACATCCCGGTCACCTTCCCGCGCCCCCGTGAGCAGGCCGAACTCAACCGCGACCAGGCATTCTACGAACTGCGCAGCACCCTGCTGACGTCGCTGACCGCCCCGCATCCCGCCGCCGCCTGA
- a CDS encoding ABC transporter permease — MTRTEEPTAGPDTAPASVQPREISLGLAAKTAADRAARRAQVAGAALLFVVICVIGLGIWSVVTADQGADGLAPTPGATWNQLVTILSDPFYVSGPASVGIFWHLVASLQRVLTGFLIAAAIAIPLGFLLGSATRIRWAVEPFVQVLRPVSPLAWLPLGLALLRDAENTAIFVIVMASLWPMLLNTIEGVQKVDPLYMQLARTLEASRAQVIRTIQLPAALPSILTGLRLSLSTAWLVIIAAEMLVGSRGMGYFVWNQWNRLSVPAILVAILLIGAVGFALDRLVVWGATKIPHG; from the coding sequence ATGACCCGAACAGAAGAACCGACCGCAGGGCCGGACACCGCGCCCGCGAGCGTCCAACCACGCGAGATCTCCCTGGGCCTGGCCGCCAAAACCGCCGCCGACCGGGCCGCCCGCCGCGCACAGGTGGCCGGCGCGGCCCTGCTGTTCGTGGTGATCTGCGTGATCGGCCTCGGGATCTGGTCGGTGGTGACCGCCGACCAGGGCGCCGACGGCCTCGCACCCACGCCGGGCGCCACCTGGAATCAGCTGGTGACCATCCTGTCCGACCCGTTCTATGTCTCCGGTCCGGCCAGTGTCGGGATCTTCTGGCATCTGGTCGCCAGTCTGCAACGAGTGCTCACCGGCTTCCTCATCGCGGCGGCCATCGCCATCCCGCTCGGTTTCCTCCTCGGCAGCGCGACCCGAATCCGCTGGGCGGTGGAACCGTTCGTCCAGGTCCTGCGACCGGTCTCGCCACTGGCGTGGCTGCCGCTGGGTCTGGCGCTGCTGCGCGATGCCGAGAACACGGCGATCTTCGTCATCGTGATGGCCTCGCTGTGGCCGATGCTGCTCAACACCATCGAGGGCGTGCAGAAGGTCGATCCGCTGTACATGCAGCTCGCGCGCACGCTGGAAGCCTCCCGCGCGCAGGTGATCCGCACCATCCAGCTGCCCGCCGCGCTGCCGTCGATTCTCACGGGTCTGCGGTTGTCGCTGTCGACGGCGTGGTTGGTGATCATCGCCGCGGAGATGCTCGTCGGCAGCCGCGGCATGGGCTATTTCGTGTGGAACCAGTGGAATCGGCTGTCGGTGCCGGCGATCCTCGTCGCGATTCTGCTGATCGGCGCGGTGGGATTCGCGCTCGACCGGCTCGTGGTGTGGGGCGCGACGAAGATCCCGCACGGCTGA
- a CDS encoding ABC transporter substrate-binding protein encodes MAEFSRRRLLGAGAGVAGALAATACAPLAPAPPAPAPSSATTAPGAAVGPLPGIEKPKITVGFIPITCSSPIVNAKALGIYAKHGLDVTLKKFSGWAEVWAAYATGEIDASHMLAPMPLAIDQGLASGRMRTRLPLITNTNGQAITLHRKHLGRVREPADFAGFRLAIPFDYSVHNLLLRDYLSMGGLDPDVDVELRVLRPPDMVANLLTGGVDGYLGPDPFNQRAVATGAGYLFTLTRDLWNGHPCCSFGVNDEFARENPVTYQALTRAIHDAALWSDQTQNRSAAARSMAPEQFLNQQPALLEAILTGEYQDGTGIPRRVPDRVRFQPYPQETFGLWMLTQLQRWGLAESDRWVTPQQYRDTVGAVFDAEASRAAFDALGVPLPAPATGLDINGRRFEPDNFLHWTAKQVSTT; translated from the coding sequence ATGGCCGAATTCAGCCGTCGGCGGCTCCTGGGCGCTGGAGCCGGCGTCGCCGGAGCGCTCGCCGCAACCGCCTGCGCGCCACTGGCACCCGCACCACCCGCGCCCGCCCCGTCGAGCGCGACGACCGCGCCGGGCGCGGCCGTCGGACCGCTGCCCGGCATCGAGAAGCCGAAGATCACCGTCGGCTTCATTCCGATCACCTGCTCGTCGCCCATCGTCAACGCCAAGGCACTGGGGATCTACGCCAAGCACGGACTCGACGTCACGTTGAAGAAGTTCTCCGGGTGGGCCGAGGTGTGGGCCGCCTACGCCACCGGCGAGATCGACGCCTCGCACATGCTGGCACCGATGCCACTGGCCATCGATCAGGGGCTGGCCTCGGGCCGGATGCGCACCCGCCTGCCGCTGATCACCAATACCAACGGTCAGGCGATCACGTTGCATCGCAAGCATCTCGGCAGGGTGCGCGAACCGGCGGATTTCGCCGGTTTCCGGCTGGCCATCCCGTTCGACTACTCGGTACACAACCTGTTGCTCCGGGACTACCTGTCGATGGGTGGGCTCGATCCCGATGTCGATGTGGAACTGCGAGTCCTTCGCCCGCCGGACATGGTCGCCAATCTGCTCACCGGTGGAGTCGACGGCTACCTCGGGCCCGACCCGTTCAATCAGCGGGCGGTGGCCACCGGCGCGGGATACCTGTTCACGCTCACCCGTGATCTGTGGAACGGCCACCCCTGCTGCAGCTTCGGGGTGAACGACGAGTTCGCCCGGGAGAATCCGGTCACCTATCAGGCCCTCACCCGCGCGATCCACGACGCGGCGCTGTGGAGCGACCAGACGCAGAACCGTTCGGCCGCCGCCCGATCCATGGCGCCCGAGCAGTTCCTCAACCAGCAACCGGCGCTGCTCGAAGCCATTCTCACCGGGGAGTACCAGGACGGCACCGGCATCCCGCGCCGGGTGCCCGACCGCGTCCGGTTCCAGCCCTACCCGCAGGAGACGTTCGGCCTCTGGATGCTGACCCAGCTCCAACGGTGGGGCCTGGCCGAATCCGACCGCTGGGTGACACCGCAGCAGTATCGCGACACCGTCGGCGCGGTTTTCGACGCCGAAGCCTCGCGCGCGGCGTTCGACGCGCTCGGCGTCCCACTCCCCGCACCGGCGACCGGCCTCGACATCAACGGCCGCCGATTCGAACCCGACAACTTTCTGCACTGGACCGCGAAGCAGGTATCGACGACATGA
- the cynS gene encoding cyanase: MTTIMDKSEATKHVVSQRIRKKLTWREIADEIGKPLAWTIAALHGQHPMPEADARGVGTLLDLDESVIESLRTQPYRGTFDNPIPSDPTIYRFYEALTVYGPAIKEMIHEEFGDGIMSAINFTLTVDRRPDPEGDRVVVTFDGKFLDYRF, translated from the coding sequence ATGACCACCATCATGGACAAGTCCGAGGCGACGAAACATGTTGTCTCGCAGCGCATCAGGAAGAAGCTGACCTGGCGCGAGATCGCCGACGAGATCGGCAAACCGCTGGCCTGGACCATCGCGGCCCTGCACGGCCAGCATCCCATGCCGGAGGCGGACGCGCGCGGCGTCGGCACTCTGCTCGACCTCGACGAGTCCGTGATCGAGTCGCTGCGGACCCAGCCCTATCGCGGCACCTTCGACAATCCGATTCCCAGCGATCCGACGATCTATCGGTTCTACGAGGCGCTCACAGTCTATGGACCCGCCATCAAAGAGATGATCCATGAGGAATTCGGTGACGGCATCATGAGCGCCATCAATTTCACGCTGACCGTCGACCGCCGGCCCGACCCGGAGGGGGATCGCGTGGTCGTGACATTCGACGGGAAATTCCTCGATTACCGGTTCTGA
- a CDS encoding helix-turn-helix transcriptional regulator — protein sequence MSTAAIAVARQVIGSMDQAAWVIDPGGRIVMINRSALSALGYRTDDDVVGSCSHAAFHHHHIDGEPYEPSSCPILHATRRPLRYRGGTEWMIRRTGTALPVSWSASELQLDAAKLMLVTLTVLDRLDDEPFTHAVRERASALERRALYEKACDLIAVQAGDPELAPNAIAHQLHVSLRHLQTAFAEAGTSPARSIRVARLSRAANLLEAGLTVTEVVGQSGFADPSTFRRAFRRHYGTPPTALRTTTVSGSAGTGAAAR from the coding sequence ATGAGTACAGCCGCCATCGCCGTAGCACGGCAGGTGATCGGGTCGATGGATCAAGCCGCCTGGGTCATCGACCCAGGCGGCCGAATCGTGATGATCAACCGTTCGGCACTGTCCGCGCTCGGGTACCGCACCGACGACGATGTGGTCGGCTCCTGCAGCCACGCGGCGTTCCATCATCACCACATCGACGGGGAGCCCTACGAGCCGTCCAGCTGCCCGATCCTGCACGCCACCCGGCGCCCGCTGCGCTATCGCGGCGGTACCGAGTGGATGATCCGCCGCACCGGCACCGCGCTCCCGGTGTCCTGGTCGGCCTCGGAACTGCAGCTCGACGCCGCGAAACTCATGCTGGTCACGCTCACGGTGCTCGACCGGCTCGACGACGAACCCTTCACCCACGCGGTCCGCGAGCGGGCCTCGGCGCTCGAGCGGCGTGCGCTCTACGAGAAGGCGTGCGACCTGATCGCCGTCCAGGCCGGCGATCCCGAGCTGGCACCGAATGCCATCGCGCACCAGCTGCACGTGTCCCTGCGCCACCTGCAGACCGCGTTCGCCGAAGCGGGCACCTCACCCGCGCGCAGCATCCGCGTCGCCCGCCTGAGCCGAGCGGCGAATCTGCTCGAAGCCGGGCTCACCGTCACCGAGGTCGTCGGCCAGTCCGGCTTCGCCGACCCCTCCACTTTCCGTCGCGCGTTCCGGCGGCACTACGGCACGCCGCCGACCGCACTGCGAACAACGACGGTCAGCGGGTCCGCCGGAACCGGCGCCGCGGCTCGCTGA